The following coding sequences are from one Mytilus trossulus isolate FHL-02 chromosome 8, PNRI_Mtr1.1.1.hap1, whole genome shotgun sequence window:
- the LOC134727329 gene encoding uncharacterized protein LOC134727329 has protein sequence MSDSGSKESLVVVHDLYFYFFYRREVPEKYTRIIGRKSTQHWTDKWYDSGYPTLRREELPKLTDRQEPCNQTWQYQLGVSAVPKWTKDRKNWPVSSSYLKQGRPPAETTRACGINRMFLTKEENFYPFSNYMTSTYRKPVYSIFGPLQKRPVYGVTHQHNRHGFMSFEDYY, from the exons ATGAGCGATTCAGGATCTAAGGAGTCTCTTGTTGTTGTTCatgatctttatttttattttttttacagacgGGAAGTTCCTGAAAAATACACGAGGATAATTGGAAGAAAGTCGACACAG CACTGGACTGACAAATGGTACGATTCTGGATATCCAACTCTTAGAAGGGAAGAATTACCAAAGCTAACTGATCGACAAGAACCTTGCAACCAGACCTGGCAATACCAGCTAGGCGTGTCAGCCGTGCCAAAGTGGACCAAAGACCGGAAGAATTGGCCCGTCTCTTCCAGCTACCTAAAACAAGGTCGACCACCAGCAGAAACCACACGCGCTTGTGGCATCAACCGTATGTTCCTAACAAAAGAGGAGAATTTCTATCCTTTCTCTAACTATATGACATCGACCTACCGGAAGCCTGTTTATTCCATATTTGGACCTCTACAGAAGCGACCGGTATACGGTGTTACACATCAACATAACAGACATGGTTTCATGTCTTTTGAAGACTATTATTAG
- the LOC134728275 gene encoding uncharacterized protein LOC134728275, producing MAMADTLFFNGKQDKYPYHVNYPPNVPKYPSSQEMFRREVPEKYTRIIGRKSTQHWTDKWYDSGYPTLRREELPKVADRHEPCNQPWQYQLGVSAVPKWSKEGKDWPVSSSYLKQGRPPTETTRARGINRLSLPKEENFYPFSNYMTSTYRKPVYSIFGPLQKRPVYGVTHQHNRHGFMSFEDYY from the exons ATGGCAATGGCAGATACTTTATTCTTTAACGGGAAACAGGATAAATACCCGTACCATGTCAACTATCCTCCGAACGTCCCTAAATATCCAAGTTCTCAAGAAATGTTCCG aCGGGAAGTTCCTGAAAAATATACCAGGATAATCGGAAGAAAGTCGACACAG CATTGGACTGACAAATGGTACGATTCTGGATACCCAACCCTTAGAAGGGAAGAATTACCCAAAGTAGCTGATCGACACGAGCCTTGCAACCAGCCCTGGCAATACCAACTAGGCGTGTCAGCCGTGCCGAAGTGGTCAAAAGAGGGGAAGGATTGGCCTGTCTCTTCTAGCTACCTTAAACAAGGACGACCACCAACAGAAACCACACGCGCCCGTGGCATCAATCGTCTGTCCCTCCCAAAAGAAGAGAATTTCTATCCTTTCTCTAACTATATGACATCGACCTACCGAAAGCCAGTTTATTCCATATTTGGACCTCTACAGAAACGACCAGTATACGGTGTAACACACCAACACAACAGACATGGGTTCATGTCCTTTGAAGACTATTATTAG